The following proteins come from a genomic window of Mauremys mutica isolate MM-2020 ecotype Southern chromosome 7, ASM2049712v1, whole genome shotgun sequence:
- the B4GAT1 gene encoding beta-1,4-glucuronyltransferase 1, with product MQGPARCSFFKALLWALALVALLQLLYLSLLSGLHGRQQRSRYSELFGGRRGEAPGRPSEQQKEQLKRALASGGRLDASGQYRIYTDMLGPPERAGRAPDLVLATHTSLSNLHQLQELVGRWQGPVSVALFAPGPAEVRLATLMLYALGALCGPVRQLVRAHLVCHSGDLAAFPELEDRAEFARLKACGDVFAKLARAGAGRHNYALGANASYPNNLLRNVAQGAATGHYTLVLDVDMLPSEGLREAFLALAATLGAEGPPGVFVVPAFEIRHTRRLPGAKAELLQLYQVGEIRPFYEELCPRCQAPTNYSRWLNLPPGSSLNIAYTVEWRDPWEPFYISANSVPPYDERFKQYGFNRISQACELHVAGYSFSVLNNAFLVHKGFKVPSEFHAQKDAENQRNKVLFRQFKQELKLKYPGSPRRC from the exons ATGCAGGGCCCCGCCAGATGCTCCTTCTTCAAGGCGCTGCTGTGGGCGCTGGCGCTGGtggccctgctgcagctgctctacCTGTCCCTGCTCTCGGGGCTCCACGGCCGCCAGCAGCGCTCCCGCTACTCGGAGCTGTTCGGGGGGCGCCGGGGCGAGGCGCCCGGCCGGCCCAGCGAGCAGCAGAAGGAGCAGCTGAAGCGCGCCCTGGCCAGCGGCGGGCGGCTGGATGCCAGCGGCCAGTACCGGATCTACACGGACAtgctggggcccccagagcgggCGGGGCGGGCGCCCGACCTGGTGCTCGCCACCCACACCAGCCTGAGCAACCTGCACCAGCTGCAGGAGCTGGTGGGGCGCTGGCAGGGCCCGGTCTCCGTGGCGCTTTTTGCGCCGGGCCCCGCCGAGGTGCGCCTGGCCACGCTGATGCTCTACGCCTTGGGGGCGCTGTGCGGGCCAGTGCGGCAGCTGGTGCGTGCCCACCTGGTGTGCCACTCGGGGGACCTGGCCGCCTTCCCCGAGCTGGAGGACCGGGCGGAGTTTGCCCGGCTCAAGGCCTGTGGGGATGTCTTCGCCAAGCTGGCACGGGCTGGGGCGGGCCGGCATAACTACGCCCTGGGCGCCAACGCTTCATACCCCAACAACCTGCTGCGCAATGTGGCCCAGGGGGCAGCCACTGGGCACTACACGCTCGTGCTGGACGTGGACATGTTGCCCAGCGAGGGGTTGCGTGAGGCCTTCCTGGCACTGGCTGCAACCTTGGGTGCTGAGGGGCCACCAGGTGTCTTCGTGGTGCCCGCCTTTGAGATCCGGCACACCCGGCGCCTCCCAGGTGCCAAggccgagctgctgcagctgtATCAGGTGGGGGAGATCCGGCCGTTCTACGAGGAGCTCTGCCCACGCTGCCAGGCCCCCACCAACTACTCACGCTGGCTGAACCTGCCTCCGGGCAGTTCCCTGAATATTGCCTACACCGTGGAGTGGAGGGACCCCTGGGAACCCTTCTACATCAGTGCCAACTCTGTGCCACCGTATGATGAAAGATTCAAGCAGTATGGGTTCAACCGCATCAGCCAG GCATGTGAGCTCCATGTGGCCGGGTACAGTTTCTCAGTGCTGAACAATGCTTTCCTGGTGCACAAGGGCTTCAAGGTGCCGAGCGAGTTCCATGCACAGAAGGATGCCGAGAATCAGCGCAACAAGGTGCTCTTCCGCCAGTTCAAGCAGGAGCTGAAGCTGAAGTATCCTGGTTCACCGCGCCGGTGCTGA